One genomic segment of Arthrobacter sp. Marseille-P9274 includes these proteins:
- the speB gene encoding agmatinase yields MEEIRIETNGRLGPIDSSRVPRFSGAATFARLPRLDQVDRADVALVGVPFDAGVSYRPGARFGANHVREASRLLRPYNPAWDVSPFEELQVADAGDMAVNPFNINEAIETIQQNALELTAGGTRLVTLGGDHTIALPLLRAASERAGEPVAMLHFDAHLDTWDTYFGAEYTHGTPFRRAVEEGILDTEAICHVGTRGPLYGKKDLEDDRRFGFGIVTSSDVYYQGVAEVVAKLRDRIGDRPLYISVDIDVLDPAHAPGTGTPEAGGMTSRELLEIIRGFRGMNLVGADVVEVAPAYDHAEITGVAASHVAYDLVTLLAANAADLQDTGGSARTAGHNDGGASAGAAAHGVVPDGSRKLHGDPLAGTALGTPEGR; encoded by the coding sequence ACCAGGTGGACCGGGCGGATGTCGCCCTGGTCGGCGTGCCCTTCGATGCCGGGGTCTCCTACCGCCCCGGCGCCCGCTTCGGCGCCAACCATGTGCGGGAAGCGTCGCGGCTGCTGCGCCCGTACAACCCCGCATGGGACGTGAGCCCGTTCGAGGAGCTGCAGGTCGCGGACGCCGGAGACATGGCGGTCAACCCGTTCAACATCAACGAGGCCATCGAAACGATCCAGCAGAACGCCCTGGAGCTCACGGCCGGCGGCACCCGCCTGGTCACGCTTGGCGGCGACCACACCATCGCCCTGCCCCTGCTGCGTGCGGCGTCGGAGCGCGCGGGAGAGCCGGTGGCGATGCTGCATTTCGATGCCCACCTGGACACCTGGGATACGTACTTCGGAGCCGAGTACACCCACGGCACACCGTTCCGCCGCGCGGTCGAGGAGGGCATCCTGGACACCGAGGCGATCTGCCACGTCGGCACCCGCGGCCCGCTCTACGGCAAGAAGGACCTGGAGGACGACCGCCGCTTCGGCTTCGGCATCGTGACCAGCTCCGACGTCTACTATCAAGGCGTGGCGGAGGTCGTGGCCAAGCTGCGGGACCGGATCGGTGACCGGCCGCTCTACATCTCGGTCGACATCGACGTGCTGGATCCGGCCCACGCCCCGGGCACAGGTACCCCCGAGGCCGGCGGCATGACCAGCCGCGAACTGCTCGAGATCATCCGCGGCTTCCGCGGGATGAACCTGGTCGGCGCCGACGTCGTCGAGGTCGCTCCGGCGTACGACCACGCCGAGATCACCGGCGTCGCCGCAAGCCATGTCGCCTACGACCTGGTGACGCTGCTGGCCGCCAACGCCGCCGACCTGCAGGACACCGGCGGGTCTGCCCGTACGGCGGGCCATAACGACGGCGGCGCCTCGGCAGGTGCCGCGGCCCACGGTGTGGTGCCGGACGGGTCGCGCAAGCTGCACGGGGACCCGTTGGCCGGGACCGCCCTTGGCACGCCGGAAGGACGGTGA